The following coding sequences lie in one Apium graveolens cultivar Ventura chromosome 3, ASM990537v1, whole genome shotgun sequence genomic window:
- the LOC141712345 gene encoding 1-acyl-sn-glycerol-3-phosphate acyltransferase PLS1-like, which produces MKKSSKFLPVIGRSMWFSEYIFLEWSWAQMEIRFRSGCVMLHSRKIQENGSKPRWFRRESNYQVAWTFGAVDPTAAQQLYFRSCRVYAGSFIKVADKLRKLQKKG; this is translated from the exons ATGAAGAAATCATCCAAGTTCCTCCCT GTTATAGGCCGGTCAATGTGGTTCTCTGAGTATATATTTCTTGAATGGAGCTGGGCTCAAATGGAAATACGCTTCAGGTCTGGGTGTGTTATGTTGCACTCAAGAAAAATACAAGAAAATGGCTCGAAGCCCAGGTGGTTCAGAAGAGAAA GTAATTATCAGGTGGCTTGGACTTTTGGAGCTGTTGACCCAACAGCGGCACAGCAGCTTTACTTCAGGTCATGCAGGGTTTATGCAGGCTCTTTTATAAAG GTTGCTGATAAGCTAAGGAAGTTGCAGAAAAAGGGGTGA